The following proteins come from a genomic window of Pirellula staleyi DSM 6068:
- the lpdA gene encoding dihydrolipoyl dehydrogenase, translated as MHTPLVVLGGGPGGYAAAFLAADEGLDVVLIESEPRLGGSCLLRGCIPSKALLHVARVISETRELTAEWGVEFTDPKISVDKVRARKDKVISNLSTGLKGLAKKRNVKVITGKGVFENSTTIRIEGTDPSIPEDRTVTFDYCIVATGSFPTMPPNFNIGSDRVMDSTGALALADIPETMLVIGGGYIGLEMGTVYANLGTKVSVVELTDGLLMGADRDLVKPLARHLDKLFGGRIFLNTKVGSIGLRGDKVEVAFEGPAKYGTEQYDRVLVSVGRRPNSRGFGLENTQVEVNQKGFIVCDRSQRTADPHILAIGDIAGEPMLAHKASHEAKVAVEVILGKNVVFDKQAIPAVVFTDPEIAWAGLTEDQAKREGRKVEIAIYPWAASGRAQAIGRLEGLTKWLIDPETERVLGCGIVGPGAGEMISEAALAIEMGCVVRDLTETIHPHPTLSETMMNAGETFFGTATEIYKPKRHAAEA; from the coding sequence ATGCACACCCCTTTGGTTGTTCTTGGTGGAGGTCCCGGCGGTTACGCCGCTGCTTTTCTCGCGGCCGACGAAGGGCTTGATGTCGTTCTGATCGAAAGCGAACCACGACTCGGTGGCAGCTGCCTGCTGCGCGGCTGTATTCCGTCGAAAGCGCTACTGCATGTCGCCCGGGTTATCAGCGAAACCCGCGAACTGACAGCCGAATGGGGTGTCGAGTTTACCGATCCCAAGATCAGCGTCGACAAAGTCCGTGCCCGTAAAGACAAAGTGATCTCGAACCTTTCGACCGGTCTCAAAGGACTGGCGAAAAAGCGGAACGTGAAGGTGATCACCGGCAAGGGTGTTTTTGAAAACAGTACGACCATTCGCATCGAAGGGACCGATCCTTCGATTCCTGAAGACCGGACCGTGACGTTCGACTATTGCATCGTCGCCACCGGCAGCTTCCCCACGATGCCGCCGAACTTCAACATCGGCAGCGACCGGGTGATGGACTCGACCGGCGCCCTAGCACTCGCCGATATCCCCGAAACGATGCTGGTGATTGGTGGCGGCTATATCGGCCTCGAAATGGGGACGGTCTACGCCAACCTCGGAACCAAGGTGAGTGTCGTCGAGCTAACCGACGGTCTGCTGATGGGTGCCGATCGCGATCTGGTGAAACCGCTCGCACGTCACCTCGACAAGCTGTTCGGCGGACGGATCTTCCTGAACACGAAAGTTGGCTCGATTGGCCTGCGTGGCGACAAAGTGGAAGTCGCTTTTGAAGGCCCGGCCAAGTACGGGACCGAGCAATACGACCGGGTTCTCGTGTCGGTAGGACGACGCCCCAACAGCCGCGGTTTCGGCCTCGAAAACACGCAGGTGGAAGTGAATCAAAAGGGGTTCATCGTTTGCGATCGGTCGCAGCGCACCGCCGATCCCCACATCCTGGCGATTGGCGATATTGCAGGCGAGCCGATGCTCGCTCACAAAGCTTCGCACGAAGCCAAAGTGGCGGTGGAAGTGATCCTCGGCAAGAATGTAGTGTTCGATAAGCAAGCGATTCCAGCGGTGGTCTTCACCGATCCCGAAATCGCTTGGGCCGGTCTCACGGAAGATCAAGCCAAGCGCGAAGGTCGCAAGGTCGAGATCGCCATCTATCCTTGGGCCGCTTCGGGACGCGCTCAAGCGATCGGTCGTTTGGAAGGGCTCACCAAGTGGCTCATCGATCCTGAAACCGAACGGGTTTTGGGCTGCGGTATCGTTGGACCTGGAGCAGGGGAGATGATTTCGGAAGCAGCGCTCGCCATCGAAATGGGCTGCGTGGTTCGCGACCTCACCGAGACGATCCACCCGCATCCGACGCTCAGCGAAACGATGATGAACGCTGGCGAAACGTTCTTCGGCACCGCCACCGAGATCTACAAACCCAAACGCCACGCCGCCGAAGCATAG